The Blochmannia endosymbiont of Colobopsis nipponica genome has a segment encoding these proteins:
- the rplA gene encoding 50S ribosomal protein L1, which produces MIKLSKRMKHLRSRFSSLSDYDLMTVIGFQQKMSSINFVESVDVAVNLGIDARKSEQNVRGFVLLPHGSGRNVRIAVFTQDVDIEHRVKIAGADEVGMFDLADRIKNKNCQFDVIVASPAAMPLVGKLAPILGPRGLMPNIRNGTISQNIVESVKNIKMGQICYRNDKSGIIHVTIGKISFTPEQLRENLEALIIALKKNKPIQSKGVFIKKVTLSSTMGIGIAIDKSSLPIITN; this is translated from the coding sequence ATGATTAAATTAAGTAAACGGATGAAACATTTACGTAGTAGATTTAGTTCGTTAAGTGATTATGATTTAATGACAGTTATTGGCTTTCAACAAAAAATGTCCAGTATCAATTTTGTAGAAAGTGTCGATGTAGCTGTAAACTTAGGTATTGATGCTCGTAAGTCAGAACAAAATGTTCGTGGATTTGTTCTATTACCACACGGTAGTGGTCGTAACGTGCGTATTGCTGTATTTACTCAGGATGTTGATATAGAGCATCGTGTTAAGATTGCTGGGGCTGACGAAGTAGGCATGTTCGATTTAGCTGATAGAATTAAAAATAAGAATTGTCAGTTTGATGTGATAGTTGCTTCTCCAGCTGCAATGCCTTTAGTGGGTAAATTAGCTCCAATATTAGGTCCTAGAGGGTTAATGCCTAATATTAGAAATGGTACTATTTCTCAAAATATAGTTGAAAGTGTTAAGAATATTAAAATGGGACAAATATGTTATCGTAATGATAAAAGTGGTATTATTCATGTTACTATAGGTAAAATTAGTTTTACTCCTGAACAATTAAGAGAGAATTTAGAAGCTTTAATCATTGCATTGAAAAAGAATAAACCAATTCAATCTAAGGGAGTTTTTATTAAAAAAGTTACTCTTTCTAGTACTATGGGTATAGGAATAGCTATAGATAAAAGTAGTTTACCTATTATAACCAATTGA
- the rplJ gene encoding 50S ribosomal protein L10, translated as MILSIPDKQRIVSEVREIARVAVSAVLADPSGLKNNELVELRQESRKKNVYIRVIRNSLLSKIVHETSFECLKDFFSGPTLIGFSVREASDVARLFQDFSKLHENFKIKVAVFEKNIIDASHIDILSSLPTYLEGITRLIFFIKESTIVKLIRVLSLIAEQKK; from the coding sequence ATGATATTAAGTATTCCAGATAAACAAAGGATTGTTTCTGAAGTTCGTGAAATAGCAAGAGTTGCTGTGTCTGCTGTTTTAGCAGATCCTAGTGGTTTGAAAAATAATGAATTGGTTGAATTGCGTCAAGAAAGTCGAAAAAAGAATGTTTATATACGTGTAATTCGTAATTCTTTATTATCTAAAATAGTACATGAAACTTCTTTTGAATGCTTAAAAGATTTTTTTTCTGGTCCTACTTTAATTGGTTTCTCTGTTAGAGAAGCAAGTGATGTTGCTCGTCTTTTTCAAGATTTTAGTAAACTTCACGAAAATTTTAAAATTAAAGTTGCAGTTTTTGAAAAAAATATTATTGATGCATCTCATATTGATATCTTATCTAGCTTACCTACTTATTTGGAAGGAATTACTAGATTAATATTTTTTATTAAGGAATCGACTATTGTTAAGTTAATTCGTGTATTATCCTTAATTGCAGAACAAAAAAAGTAA
- the rplL gene encoding 50S ribosomal protein L7/L12 has product MSLTKEEILDAVSEMSVMDVVKLISMMEEKFGVSATSFTLPTAPVVEEVVEEKTEFDVVLTAIGSNKIAVIKAVRGAIGLGLKEAKDLVESYPVILKQGINSSDADILKKNLEVVGASVEIK; this is encoded by the coding sequence ATGTCTCTTACTAAAGAAGAAATTTTAGATGCTGTTTCCGAAATGTCCGTGATGGATGTTGTTAAATTGATTTCTATGATGGAGGAGAAGTTTGGTGTTTCAGCTACTTCTTTTACGTTACCTACTGCTCCTGTAGTCGAAGAAGTTGTTGAAGAAAAAACTGAATTTGATGTTGTATTGACTGCTATTGGTTCTAACAAAATTGCTGTTATTAAGGCTGTACGCGGTGCTATTGGTTTAGGGTTAAAAGAGGCTAAAGATTTAGTTGAATCTTATCCTGTTATCCTTAAACAAGGGATAAATAGTAGTGATGCAGATATTTTAAAAAAAAACTTGGAAGTAGTCGGTGCTTCTGTTGAAATAAAGTAA
- the rpoB gene encoding DNA-directed RNA polymerase subunit beta — MVYSYTEKKRIRKDFGKRPQVLDIPYLLSVQLDSFQKFIERDSEGQHGLEAVFHSVFPICSYNGNAELQYISYRLDEPVFDVKECQTRGITFAAALRVNIRLVVFEREVSLNQGKNIKEQEVYMGDIPLMTDNGTFIINGIERVVVSQLHRSPGVFFDSDKGKTHSSGKVLYNARVIPYRGSWLDFEFDPKDNLFVRIDRRRKLPVTVLLRALGYSTQQILDIFFNRVVYELNGDDSVYMELLPDRLLGDTASFDIECNGIIYVSKGRRIISRHIRELKKDNIKKIKVPVEYVVDKVVIKDYVNPISGEHIISANTSISLEAISKLKHAGFRRLETIFTNDLDHGDYISKTLRIDSTHDRLSALIEIYRMMRPGEPPTREAAESLFENLFFLEERYDLSVVGRMKFNRSLQRDTIEGKGVLSENDIVDVIKKLINIRNGKGEVDDIDHLGNRRIRSVGEMAENQFRIGLIRVERTVKERLSLGDLDSLMPQDMINAKPISAVVKEFFGSSQLSQFMDQNNPLSEITHKRRISALGPGGLTRERAGFEVRDVHPTHYGRVCPIETPEGPNIGLINSLSVYARANEYGFLETPYRLVYNGIVTDEIEYLSAIEEGKFVIAQANANLDQSGRFTDELVTCRHKGESGLFRTDQIDYMDVSTQQVVSVGASLIPFLEHDDANRALMGANMQRQAVPTLRSEKPLVGTGMERAVAVDSGVTVVAKRGGCIQYMDASRIVVNVNSDEICSDESGIDIYNLVKYVRSNQNTCINQTPCVQLGEFVERGDVLADGSSTDLGELALGQNMRIAFMPWNGYNFEDSMLISERVVQEDRFTTIHIQELSCISRDTKLGSEEITADIPNVGEAALSKLDESGIVYIGAEVVGGDILVGKVTPKGETQLTPEEKLLRAIFGEKASDVKDSSLRVPNGMCGTVIDIQIFTREGVKKDKRALEIEEMQLRQIQKDLTEELKIIEDGLFFRICEILISIGISKDYLLKKPRADWFKIHIDDVEKNKKFVELIKQYFDLQSVFKRKLELKRRKIIQGDDLAPGILKIVKVYLAVKRQIQPGDKMAGRHGNKGVISKINPVEDMPYDINGVPVDIVLNPLGVPSRMNIGQILEAHLGMAARGIGDQINKLLQQHKDIDQLRKFIQQAYSLGKDLRQHVDLSLFSNDEVRILAKNLIGGMPIATPVFDGAHENEIKDLLKLGNLPTSGQITLFDGCTGEKFERQVTVGYMYMLKLNHLVDDKMHARSTGSYSLVTQQPLGGKAQFGGQRFGEMEVWALEAYGAAYTLQEMLTVKSDDVNGRTKMYKNIVDANHIMEPGMPESFNVLLKEIRSLGINIELED; from the coding sequence ATGGTTTATTCTTATACTGAGAAGAAACGTATACGTAAAGATTTTGGAAAACGTCCCCAAGTTTTAGATATTCCTTATCTTCTTTCTGTTCAGTTAGATTCTTTTCAAAAATTTATTGAGCGAGATTCAGAAGGTCAACATGGGTTAGAGGCCGTTTTTCATTCTGTTTTTCCTATATGTAGTTATAATGGTAATGCTGAATTACAATACATTAGTTACCGTTTAGATGAACCAGTGTTTGATGTTAAAGAATGTCAAACTCGCGGTATTACTTTTGCAGCTGCCCTTCGCGTAAATATTCGTTTAGTTGTTTTTGAACGTGAAGTTTCATTAAATCAAGGTAAGAATATTAAAGAACAAGAAGTGTATATGGGAGATATCCCGCTTATGACAGACAATGGGACTTTTATTATAAATGGTATTGAACGCGTAGTTGTATCTCAATTACATCGTAGTCCTGGTGTATTTTTTGATAGTGATAAAGGAAAAACACATTCTTCAGGCAAAGTTTTATATAATGCACGTGTTATACCTTATCGTGGTTCGTGGTTGGACTTTGAATTTGATCCTAAAGATAATCTTTTTGTTCGCATTGATCGTAGAAGAAAATTGCCAGTAACTGTTCTTCTACGTGCATTAGGTTATAGTACTCAACAGATTCTGGATATATTTTTTAATAGAGTTGTATATGAATTAAATGGTGATGATTCTGTTTATATGGAGCTACTTCCTGATAGGTTACTTGGTGATACTGCATCGTTTGATATTGAGTGTAATGGAATAATTTATGTTAGTAAAGGTCGCCGTATTATCTCTCGACATATTAGAGAACTTAAAAAAGATAATATTAAAAAAATTAAGGTGCCTGTTGAATATGTTGTTGACAAAGTTGTTATTAAGGATTACGTGAATCCAATTTCTGGCGAACATATTATTTCTGCTAATACATCTATATCATTAGAAGCAATATCTAAATTAAAGCATGCAGGATTTAGAAGATTAGAAACTATTTTTACTAATGATTTAGATCATGGTGATTATATTTCTAAAACTTTGCGTATTGATTCTACTCATGATCGCTTGAGTGCATTGATAGAAATTTATCGTATGATGCGTCCAGGCGAGCCTCCTACACGTGAAGCAGCAGAATCTTTATTTGAGAATTTATTTTTTTTGGAAGAACGTTATGATCTTTCTGTGGTTGGCCGTATGAAATTTAATAGGTCGTTACAAAGAGATACTATTGAAGGCAAAGGTGTTTTAAGTGAAAACGATATCGTTGATGTAATTAAAAAACTTATTAATATTCGTAACGGTAAAGGTGAGGTAGATGATATTGATCATCTTGGTAACAGACGTATACGTTCTGTAGGTGAGATGGCAGAAAATCAATTTCGTATTGGTTTAATTCGAGTCGAACGTACAGTAAAAGAACGTTTATCATTAGGTGATTTAGATTCTTTAATGCCTCAAGATATGATAAATGCTAAACCGATTTCTGCCGTTGTAAAGGAATTTTTTGGTTCTAGTCAATTATCTCAGTTTATGGATCAGAATAATCCCTTATCGGAAATAACTCATAAACGTAGAATTTCTGCATTAGGTCCTGGTGGATTAACTAGGGAGCGTGCTGGTTTTGAGGTACGTGATGTACATCCTACTCATTATGGACGCGTTTGTCCTATTGAAACTCCTGAAGGACCAAATATTGGACTAATTAATTCATTATCTGTATATGCGCGAGCTAATGAATATGGGTTTTTGGAAACTCCATATCGTTTAGTTTATAATGGGATTGTTACTGATGAGATAGAATATTTGTCTGCTATTGAAGAAGGAAAATTTGTTATTGCACAGGCTAATGCTAATCTTGATCAAAGTGGTCGTTTTACTGATGAATTAGTAACTTGTCGTCATAAAGGTGAATCTGGTTTGTTTAGAACAGATCAGATTGATTATATGGATGTCTCTACTCAGCAGGTGGTTTCGGTAGGTGCATCTTTAATACCTTTTCTTGAACATGATGATGCTAACAGAGCTCTTATGGGTGCTAATATGCAACGACAGGCAGTTCCTACTTTACGTTCTGAAAAACCATTGGTAGGTACTGGTATGGAGCGCGCTGTTGCTGTAGATTCTGGAGTTACTGTAGTAGCTAAAAGGGGTGGTTGTATTCAGTATATGGATGCATCACGTATTGTTGTGAATGTTAATTCTGATGAAATTTGTTCCGATGAATCAGGTATTGATATTTATAATTTGGTTAAATATGTTCGCTCTAATCAGAATACTTGTATTAACCAGACACCTTGTGTTCAATTAGGCGAGTTTGTAGAACGAGGAGATGTATTGGCAGATGGTTCCTCTACTGATTTAGGTGAGTTAGCGTTAGGTCAAAATATGCGTATTGCTTTTATGCCATGGAATGGTTATAACTTTGAAGATTCTATGTTAATATCAGAGCGTGTAGTGCAAGAAGATCGTTTTACGACAATTCATATTCAAGAATTATCTTGTATTTCTCGTGATACTAAATTAGGTTCAGAAGAAATTACTGCTGATATTCCTAATGTTGGTGAAGCTGCTCTTTCTAAATTAGATGAATCAGGTATTGTATATATTGGAGCGGAAGTAGTTGGTGGAGATATTTTAGTGGGTAAAGTTACTCCTAAAGGAGAAACTCAATTAACTCCAGAAGAAAAGTTGCTGCGTGCTATTTTTGGTGAAAAAGCTTCTGATGTTAAGGATTCTTCATTAAGGGTACCTAATGGTATGTGTGGTACTGTTATAGATATACAGATTTTTACTAGAGAAGGAGTAAAAAAAGATAAGCGCGCATTAGAAATTGAAGAAATGCAATTGAGGCAAATTCAAAAGGATTTAACTGAAGAATTAAAGATTATTGAAGATGGCTTGTTTTTTCGCATTTGTGAGATTTTGATTTCTATAGGTATAAGTAAAGATTATTTATTGAAAAAACCTCGCGCTGATTGGTTTAAGATACATATAGATGATGTAGAAAAAAATAAAAAATTTGTTGAATTAATAAAACAATATTTTGATTTACAAAGTGTTTTTAAACGTAAATTAGAGTTAAAACGTCGCAAGATTATTCAAGGAGATGATTTAGCTCCTGGTATATTAAAGATTGTAAAGGTGTATTTAGCTGTAAAACGTCAAATACAGCCAGGTGATAAAATGGCTGGTCGTCATGGTAATAAAGGTGTTATTTCTAAAATTAATCCAGTTGAAGATATGCCTTATGATATAAATGGCGTTCCAGTTGATATTGTGTTAAATCCACTAGGTGTTCCATCTAGAATGAATATTGGTCAAATCTTAGAGGCTCATCTTGGAATGGCTGCTCGAGGAATTGGTGATCAAATCAATAAATTGTTGCAACAGCACAAGGATATTGATCAATTAAGAAAGTTTATACAGCAAGCTTATAGTTTAGGTAAAGATTTACGTCAACATGTAGATCTTAGTCTTTTTTCTAATGATGAAGTAAGGATATTAGCAAAAAATTTAATAGGTGGTATGCCAATTGCTACCCCGGTGTTTGATGGTGCGCATGAAAATGAGATTAAGGATTTGTTAAAACTGGGTAATTTGCCAACTTCTGGACAAATAACTTTATTTGATGGTTGTACAGGAGAAAAGTTTGAACGTCAGGTTACTGTTGGCTATATGTATATGTTAAAACTTAATCATTTAGTTGATGATAAGATGCACGCTCGTTCAACTGGTTCTTATAGTTTAGTGACCCAGCAGCCATTAGGAGGTAAAGCTCAGTTTGGTGGTCAACGTTTTGGAGAAATGGAAGTATGGGCATTAGAAGCATATGGAGCTGCTTATACCTTACAGGAAATGCTTACTGTTAAATCAGATGATGTTAATGGTCGTACTAAAATGTACAAAAATATTGTTGATGCAAATCATATAATGGAGCCTGGTATGCCAGAATCTTTTAATGTTTTATTAAAAGAGATACGTTCATTGGGTATTAATATTGAATTAGAAGATTAA
- the rpoC gene encoding DNA-directed RNA polymerase subunit beta' has translation MKNLFNFFKYQNKSEEFNVIKISLASPDMIRSWSFGEVKKPETINYRTFKPERDGLFCARIFGPIKDYECLCGKYKRLKHRGVVCEKCGVEVTQSKVRRERMGHIELASPAAHIWFLKSLPSRIGLLLDMPLRDIERVLYFESYVVVESGMTSLERCQILTEDQYLDALEEFGDEFEAKMGAEAIQYLLRNMNLDSECEEIREELSSTNSDAKRKKLTKRIKLLESFLQSENKPEWMILNVLPVLPPDLRPLVPLDGGRFATSDLNDLYRRVINRNNRLKRLLDLVAPDIIVRNEKRMLQEAVDALLDNGRRGRAITGSNKRPLKSLSDMIKGKQGRFRQNLLGKRVDYSGRSVITVGPYLRLHQCGLPKKMALELFKPFIYGKLEIGGFASTIKTAKKMVEREEAIVWDMLDEVIREHPVMLNRAPTLHRLGIQAFEPILIEGKAIQLHPLVCAAYNADFDGDQMAVHVPLTLEAQLEARALMMSTNNILSPANGEPIIVPSQDVVLGLYYMTRDCVNSRGEGMLLSGPQEAERVYRLGLADLHACVKVRITEYERLEHGEWSTYTSLVNTTIGRSIFWMIVPKGLPFNLVNQVLGKKAISKMLNVCYRILGLESTVIFADQIMYTGFAYAARSGASVGIDDMMIPTKKAEIISEAESEVADIQEQFQSGLVTAGERYNKVIDIWAAANERVAKAMMDNLSIESVFNRYGKKEFQTSFNNIFMMADSGARGSAAQIRQLAGMRGLMAKPDGSIIETPITANFREGLNVLQYFISTHGARKGLADTALKTANSGYLTRRLVDVAQDLVITESDCGTFSGITMTSLIEGGDVKEALRERVLGRLTAEDVLRPGTLDILINRNVLLDEDYCDILEKNSIDYIKVRSVVTCDTSFGVCAFCYGRDLARGQLVNEGEAIGVIAAQSIGEPGTQLTMRTFHIGGAAFRAATESSIQVKNNGIIRLKNVKFVINDSGKFVITSRNTELTVIDEFLRTKESYKVPYGSMLTKGDGEYVVGGEIIAYWDPHTMPVITEFSGFVRFTNMIDGQTIIRQTDEFTGLSSIIVLDTAERSVGGRDFRPALKVVDRHGCDLLFPGTDMPVQYFLPSRTVVQLEDGSKVVCGDVLARLPHESSGTKDITGGLPRVADLFEARCPKEAAILAEISGIVSFGKETKGKRRLIISSIEGNNVAYEEMIPKWRQLNVFEGEFVERGDIISDGPESPHDILRLRGVHAVTSYIINEVQEVYRLQGVKINDKHIEVIIRQMLRKVTIVDPGSSTFLEGEQIEFSRVKIVNRQLSIEGKKEIVFIRDLLGITRASLATESFISAASFQETTRVLTEASVSGKHDELRGLKENVIVGRLIPAGTGYAYHQNKALYRDKQYSDKSEMPVSVDEASANLTELLNATKLVNN, from the coding sequence GTGAAAAATTTATTTAATTTTTTTAAATATCAGAATAAATCAGAAGAATTTAATGTGATAAAAATTTCTTTAGCTTCACCAGATATGATTAGATCATGGTCTTTTGGTGAAGTTAAAAAGCCTGAAACTATTAATTATCGTACTTTTAAACCTGAAAGAGATGGTTTATTTTGTGCACGAATTTTTGGTCCAATTAAAGATTATGAATGTTTATGTGGTAAATATAAAAGACTTAAACATCGAGGCGTAGTATGCGAGAAGTGTGGAGTGGAAGTTACTCAGAGTAAAGTGCGTCGGGAGCGCATGGGGCACATTGAATTAGCTTCTCCAGCTGCTCATATTTGGTTTTTGAAATCATTGCCATCCCGTATTGGTTTGCTTTTGGATATGCCGTTACGTGATATTGAGCGTGTTTTATATTTTGAGTCTTATGTTGTAGTAGAAAGTGGTATGACTAGTCTTGAACGTTGCCAAATTCTTACTGAAGATCAATATTTAGATGCATTGGAAGAATTTGGAGATGAATTTGAAGCAAAAATGGGAGCGGAGGCTATTCAATATTTATTGAGAAATATGAATTTGGACAGCGAGTGTGAGGAGATACGTGAGGAATTAAGTTCGACTAATTCTGATGCCAAACGAAAGAAATTAACTAAACGCATTAAATTGCTTGAATCTTTTTTACAATCTGAAAATAAACCAGAATGGATGATTCTTAATGTTTTACCAGTATTACCTCCAGATTTAAGGCCTTTAGTACCATTGGATGGAGGTCGTTTTGCTACTTCTGATTTGAATGATTTATATCGTCGAGTGATTAATCGTAACAATAGATTAAAACGTTTATTAGACCTTGTTGCTCCAGATATTATAGTACGTAATGAAAAACGTATGTTACAGGAAGCAGTGGATGCCCTGTTGGATAATGGTCGTCGAGGTAGAGCTATCACAGGTTCCAATAAGCGTCCTTTGAAATCTTTGTCTGATATGATCAAAGGTAAACAAGGTAGATTTCGTCAAAATTTATTGGGTAAACGAGTCGATTATTCTGGTCGTTCAGTAATCACTGTTGGTCCATATTTACGATTACATCAATGTGGTTTGCCGAAAAAAATGGCTCTTGAATTGTTCAAACCGTTTATTTATGGGAAGTTGGAAATAGGTGGATTTGCTAGTACCATTAAAACAGCTAAGAAGATGGTGGAAAGAGAGGAAGCTATAGTATGGGATATGCTTGATGAGGTTATTCGTGAGCATCCGGTAATGTTAAATAGGGCTCCTACATTACATCGTTTGGGTATTCAAGCTTTTGAACCCATTTTAATTGAAGGTAAAGCTATTCAATTACATCCTTTGGTTTGTGCTGCTTATAATGCAGATTTTGATGGTGATCAAATGGCGGTGCATGTTCCATTAACGCTCGAGGCTCAATTAGAAGCTCGTGCATTAATGATGTCTACTAATAATATTTTATCTCCAGCTAATGGAGAGCCTATTATTGTTCCTTCTCAAGATGTTGTTTTAGGTTTGTATTATATGACTAGGGATTGTGTTAATAGTAGGGGAGAAGGTATGTTATTGTCTGGCCCTCAAGAAGCTGAACGTGTTTATCGTTTAGGTTTGGCGGATTTGCACGCATGTGTTAAAGTGCGTATTACTGAGTATGAACGACTTGAACATGGTGAGTGGTCAACATATACTAGTCTTGTAAATACTACTATCGGTCGTTCTATTTTTTGGATGATTGTGCCAAAGGGACTTCCTTTTAACTTAGTTAATCAGGTATTAGGAAAGAAAGCTATATCAAAAATGCTCAATGTTTGTTATCGTATTTTAGGTTTGGAGTCAACTGTTATTTTTGCTGATCAGATTATGTATACAGGTTTTGCTTATGCTGCTCGTTCTGGTGCATCTGTGGGTATTGATGATATGATGATACCTACAAAAAAAGCTGAAATTATTAGTGAAGCAGAAAGTGAAGTTGCTGATATTCAAGAACAATTTCAGTCTGGTTTAGTGACTGCAGGTGAACGTTATAATAAAGTAATAGATATTTGGGCTGCTGCAAATGAGCGAGTTGCTAAGGCAATGATGGATAATTTATCTATTGAATCTGTTTTTAATCGTTATGGTAAAAAAGAATTTCAAACTTCTTTTAATAATATTTTTATGATGGCTGATTCTGGCGCACGTGGATCTGCAGCTCAAATTCGTCAGCTTGCTGGTATGCGTGGTCTCATGGCTAAGCCAGATGGTTCAATAATTGAAACTCCTATTACAGCAAATTTTCGTGAAGGTTTAAATGTTCTTCAATATTTTATTTCTACTCATGGAGCTCGTAAAGGATTAGCTGATACCGCTTTAAAAACTGCTAATTCTGGTTATTTAACTCGTCGTTTAGTAGATGTTGCTCAAGATTTAGTAATAACTGAAAGTGATTGTGGTACTTTTTCTGGTATTACCATGACTTCTTTAATTGAAGGTGGAGATGTAAAAGAGGCGTTGCGCGAACGTGTATTAGGTCGTTTAACAGCAGAGGATGTGTTAAGACCTGGTACTTTAGATATCTTAATTAATCGTAATGTCCTTTTAGATGAAGATTATTGTGATATTTTAGAGAAAAATTCAATAGATTATATTAAAGTTCGTTCAGTCGTGACTTGCGACACTAGCTTTGGTGTTTGCGCTTTTTGTTATGGTCGTGATTTGGCTCGTGGTCAGCTTGTAAATGAAGGGGAAGCTATTGGTGTAATTGCTGCACAATCTATTGGTGAACCAGGAACTCAGTTAACAATGCGTACTTTTCATATTGGAGGCGCCGCGTTTCGTGCCGCAACGGAATCAAGTATTCAGGTAAAGAATAATGGCATTATTCGTTTGAAAAATGTTAAATTTGTTATTAATGATTCTGGTAAATTTGTGATTACTTCCCGTAATACTGAATTAACGGTTATTGATGAATTTTTGCGAACTAAGGAAAGCTATAAAGTACCTTATGGATCTATGTTAACTAAAGGAGATGGAGAATATGTTGTAGGTGGTGAAATAATTGCATATTGGGATCCACATACTATGCCTGTGATTACAGAATTTAGTGGTTTTGTTAGATTTACTAATATGATTGATGGTCAGACTATTATTCGACAAACCGATGAGTTTACGGGATTGTCCTCTATTATTGTATTAGATACTGCTGAACGTTCCGTTGGAGGTAGGGATTTTCGTCCTGCACTAAAAGTTGTTGATAGGCATGGTTGTGATTTATTATTTCCTGGCACTGATATGCCAGTTCAGTATTTTTTGCCTAGCCGAACCGTAGTACAACTTGAAGATGGTTCAAAAGTTGTTTGTGGTGATGTTTTAGCAAGATTGCCTCATGAGAGTAGTGGAACTAAGGATATTACAGGAGGTTTGCCTCGTGTTGCTGATTTATTTGAAGCACGTTGTCCTAAAGAAGCTGCTATTTTAGCAGAAATTAGTGGTATTGTATCTTTTGGTAAAGAAACTAAAGGTAAACGTCGTTTAATTATATCTTCAATTGAAGGCAATAACGTTGCTTATGAAGAAATGATTCCTAAATGGCGACAGCTTAATGTATTTGAAGGTGAGTTTGTAGAACGAGGAGATATCATTTCAGACGGTCCTGAATCGCCTCATGATATTTTGCGTTTACGTGGTGTTCATGCAGTTACTAGTTATATTATTAATGAAGTACAAGAAGTTTATCGTTTGCAGGGCGTCAAGATAAATGATAAGCATATCGAGGTTATTATTAGACAAATGTTACGCAAGGTTACTATTGTTGATCCTGGAAGTTCTACTTTTTTAGAGGGAGAACAGATAGAATTTTCTCGTGTTAAGATAGTGAATCGTCAATTAAGTATTGAAGGCAAAAAGGAGATTGTTTTTATACGTGATTTATTAGGTATTACGAGAGCTTCTTTAGCTACAGAGTCGTTTATTTCCGCGGCTTCTTTCCAGGAGACTACACGGGTTTTGACCGAGGCTTCCGTATCTGGTAAACACGATGAGTTACGTGGTTTGAAGGAAAATGTTATTGTTGGGCGATTAATTCCTGCTGGTACTGGTTATGCTTATCATCAGAATAAAGCTCTTTATCGAGATAAACAATATAGTGATAAATCTGAAATGCCTGTTTCTGTTGATGAAGCATCAGCTAATTTAACTGAGTTATTAAATGCTACTAAATTGGTCAATAATTAA
- a CDS encoding HU family DNA-binding protein, giving the protein MNKIQIVNVIAKKHDISKVQVKFILESILAEIVMSLKLGNTVKLTGFGVFKVKYRHARIGRNPQTGKEIRILASKIPTFVFSKSLKGVMN; this is encoded by the coding sequence ATGAATAAAATACAAATTGTTAATGTTATTGCTAAGAAACATGATATTTCTAAAGTACAAGTGAAATTTATTTTAGAGAGTATTTTAGCGGAAATAGTAATGTCTCTTAAATTAGGTAATACAGTTAAATTAACAGGTTTTGGTGTATTTAAAGTTAAGTATCGTCATGCTCGTATTGGTCGTAATCCACAAACCGGCAAAGAAATCAGAATTTTAGCTAGTAAGATTCCCACATTTGTTTTTAGTAAATCTTTAAAAGGTGTTATGAATTGA